One Chryseobacterium indoltheticum DNA segment encodes these proteins:
- a CDS encoding thiol-disulfide oxidoreductase DCC family protein, with protein sequence MSEIWEQKHIVFFDGECGVCNFWVQWILERDKKDQFMFSSLQSDFGQKFLSERGLETKQFNTLYLWKPHRYYLVKSKAVLKIATLLGGIYNISVIGKLIPAFISDKVYDKISENRMKLSAQKCFLPDQHQKKKFIEV encoded by the coding sequence ATGTCTGAAATCTGGGAACAAAAACATATTGTATTTTTTGACGGCGAATGTGGTGTATGCAATTTTTGGGTACAATGGATTCTTGAAAGAGATAAAAAAGATCAGTTTATGTTTTCTTCTCTGCAATCAGACTTCGGGCAGAAATTTTTATCGGAAAGAGGTTTAGAAACAAAACAATTCAACACCCTGTACCTTTGGAAACCTCATCGCTATTATCTTGTAAAATCTAAAGCTGTTTTAAAAATCGCCACTCTTCTCGGTGGAATTTATAATATATCAGTGATCGGGAAATTAATTCCGGCCTTTATAAGTGACAAGGTTTATGATAAAATTTCTGAAAACAGAATGAAGCTTTCGGCTCAAAAGTGCTTCCTACCCGATCAACATCAGAAAAAGAAATTTATCGAAGTCTGA
- a CDS encoding DUF4290 domain-containing protein: MEYNTQKTHLNMPEYGRIIQQLVERCKEVSDKDERNEMAMAIIDFMGQRNPQLRDEENYKHKLWDHLYILANHDLDVDSPYPFPTKEELEEKPKRMEYPKLQGDFKFYGKSILQLIEKAIELDAGDEKEALIEVIANNMKKSYNVYNKEHVTDDVIFRHLKELSENRLDLTGIESLEKSKIYYATNANRNNNNKNTNNKNQPAKRRFNNNNNNHKNRR; the protein is encoded by the coding sequence ATGGAATACAATACCCAAAAAACTCATCTCAATATGCCGGAATACGGCAGAATAATACAACAGTTGGTTGAGCGTTGCAAAGAAGTTTCAGACAAAGACGAAAGAAACGAAATGGCAATGGCAATCATTGATTTTATGGGTCAGAGAAACCCACAGCTCCGCGACGAAGAAAATTACAAACATAAACTTTGGGATCACCTTTACATTCTTGCCAATCATGACCTGGATGTAGATTCCCCATATCCTTTCCCTACAAAAGAAGAACTTGAAGAAAAGCCCAAAAGAATGGAATATCCTAAACTTCAGGGTGATTTCAAATTTTACGGAAAAAGTATTCTTCAGCTTATAGAAAAAGCAATCGAGCTTGACGCAGGCGACGAAAAAGAGGCTTTAATCGAAGTGATTGCCAACAACATGAAAAAGTCTTACAATGTTTATAATAAAGAACATGTAACAGATGATGTGATTTTCCGTCATCTGAAAGAACTTTCTGAAAACAGATTAGACCTTACCGGTATAGAAAGCTTAGAAAAAAGCAAAATCTACTACGCTACCAATGCCAACAGGAATAATAACAATAAAAACACAAACAACAAAAACCAACCCGCTAAAAGAAGATTTAACAATAACAACAATAATCATAAGAACAGAAGGTAA
- the murA gene encoding UDP-N-acetylglucosamine 1-carboxyvinyltransferase: MSGTFQIRGGKRLQGEITPQGAKNEALQILCAVLLTDEEVRIKNIPDIHDVNRLIEILGDFGVKVTKNAHGDYTFKADNVNFDYIKSNEFKKDGAKLRGSIMLMGPMLARYGEAYMPTPGGDKIGRRRLDTHFQGLVELGAEFNYDEEEYFYSLKAKELNGKFILLEEASVTGTANIVMAAALAKGKTRIYNAACEPYLQQLCKMLNRMGANISGIGSNLLTIEGVTHLNGTEHTMLPDMVEIGSWIGLAAMTKSEITIKNVNWNQLGVIPNTFRKLGIQLEQSGDDIYIPSQEHYKIQKFIDGSILTVSDAPWPGFTPDLLSIILVVATQAKGSLLVHQKMFESRLFFVDKLIDMGAQIILCDPHRATVIGLNQESPLRGTTMVSPDIRAGNALLIAALSAEGKSIIHNIEQIDRGYENIDGRLKAIGADIERI, from the coding sequence ATGAGTGGAACATTTCAAATAAGAGGAGGAAAAAGACTGCAAGGTGAAATCACTCCACAGGGAGCGAAAAATGAAGCTCTTCAAATTTTGTGTGCAGTTTTGTTAACTGATGAAGAGGTAAGAATTAAAAATATTCCAGACATTCATGATGTCAACAGACTAATCGAGATCTTGGGAGACTTCGGGGTAAAAGTTACCAAAAACGCTCATGGAGATTACACTTTCAAGGCAGATAATGTCAATTTTGATTATATAAAATCTAACGAATTTAAAAAAGACGGTGCCAAACTGAGAGGATCAATCATGTTGATGGGACCGATGTTGGCTCGTTACGGGGAAGCTTACATGCCGACTCCCGGAGGTGACAAAATAGGAAGAAGAAGATTAGATACTCACTTTCAGGGTTTAGTAGAACTTGGTGCAGAATTTAATTATGATGAGGAAGAATATTTCTATTCATTAAAAGCTAAAGAGCTTAACGGAAAATTTATCCTTTTGGAAGAAGCTTCTGTAACCGGAACTGCAAACATCGTGATGGCTGCTGCTTTAGCGAAGGGAAAAACCAGAATCTACAACGCAGCTTGCGAGCCATATTTACAGCAACTTTGTAAAATGCTGAACAGAATGGGTGCAAATATTTCAGGAATCGGTTCAAATTTATTGACGATTGAAGGAGTAACTCATTTGAACGGAACTGAGCACACTATGCTTCCGGATATGGTAGAAATTGGTTCTTGGATCGGTCTTGCTGCGATGACAAAATCTGAAATCACCATCAAAAATGTAAACTGGAATCAATTAGGAGTTATTCCAAACACATTCAGAAAGCTGGGAATTCAGTTGGAGCAAAGCGGTGACGATATTTATATTCCATCTCAGGAACATTATAAAATCCAGAAATTTATCGACGGATCTATTCTTACGGTTTCAGATGCGCCTTGGCCAGGATTTACTCCAGATTTACTTTCTATTATTTTAGTCGTGGCAACACAGGCTAAAGGAAGTCTTTTGGTACATCAAAAAATGTTTGAATCGAGATTATTTTTCGTTGATAAATTAATCGATATGGGCGCTCAGATCATTTTGTGTGATCCGCACAGAGCAACAGTTATCGGTTTAAATCAGGAATCTCCACTTCGTGGAACAACCATGGTTTCTCCGGACATCAGAGCAGGAAATGCACTTTTAATTGCTGCACTTTCAGCCGAAGGAAAATCAATTATTCATAATATCGAACAAATCGACCGTGGGTATGAAAATATCGATGGAAGATTGAAAGCGATAGGAGCAGATATTGAGAGAATTTGA
- a CDS encoding DUF2207 domain-containing protein, giving the protein MKNFIQVFAVFFCMLVFAQNEVVALPVVEEDSLGFNQNNIQRERIVSFHSDIHIAENADVTVTEIIKVFANGNEIKRGIFRALPTVRKINGSKESVYYKIIAIEKNGVKEPYKTKKENGVFTIYIGNKDYQLASGFYTYKIVYQTQDQIGNFKGYDEFYWNVNGTDWSFPVEDIQATVHLPKNADILQNSCYTGNEGSTEQNCTSDLISSTQIIFKANHLNEHQNLTVAVGFKAGVLKEPSVFSKWIKRNWTSLSLVIVGFYLLFFYYKNWRKYGKDPEKPVVIPQFNAPNNLSPASLGYIDKGKFDANLVTANLVDLSVKGFVDIDEVKDIKETFLSKMFTLKKLGSENDNLQGDQKLLLKNLFGKEKTISVSGTYNSKIKKAVDNFKEFIIDENKIFVDKVSNKKIVYKALKIILVTFFLALIVNSFVTWSFQTLMIASVISIFASLFAVILVATWQEGNKLIFLVVLFFSLTFIIPMFFMAFGGSDDITTFESNCFKFLIFGIISILIFRYLVNKPSEEKVKMESEIDGFKMYLSAAEENQLKFHNPPEMTSDVYEKFLPYAIVFGVEGIWGKRFRDKLQETMDSAEPYENVQSHFGYGFAGAFTSTLSETTVAPVSSSSSSSSSGSSSSSSYSGGSGSSGSSGGGSSGGGGGGGGGGGW; this is encoded by the coding sequence ATGAAAAATTTTATACAAGTCTTTGCTGTATTCTTCTGTATGCTTGTTTTTGCACAGAATGAGGTGGTTGCATTACCTGTTGTTGAGGAAGATTCTTTAGGTTTTAATCAAAATAATATCCAGAGGGAAAGAATTGTTTCTTTTCATTCTGATATTCATATTGCCGAAAACGCTGACGTTACTGTAACAGAAATCATCAAAGTTTTTGCGAATGGCAATGAAATTAAAAGAGGGATTTTCCGTGCTTTACCAACGGTAAGAAAAATTAATGGCAGCAAAGAAAGTGTTTACTATAAAATCATTGCGATTGAAAAAAATGGTGTAAAAGAACCTTATAAAACCAAGAAAGAGAATGGTGTTTTTACGATTTATATTGGTAATAAAGACTATCAACTTGCCTCAGGTTTTTATACTTACAAAATTGTTTACCAAACGCAGGATCAGATTGGGAATTTCAAAGGATATGATGAGTTTTACTGGAACGTCAATGGAACAGATTGGTCTTTTCCTGTGGAAGATATTCAGGCAACGGTTCATTTACCGAAAAATGCAGATATTCTCCAAAATTCCTGTTATACAGGTAATGAAGGGAGTACAGAACAAAACTGTACCAGTGATTTGATCTCTTCCACGCAAATTATTTTTAAAGCAAACCATTTAAATGAGCATCAAAATCTTACGGTAGCTGTAGGTTTTAAAGCCGGTGTTTTAAAAGAACCTTCTGTTTTTTCTAAATGGATTAAAAGAAACTGGACGAGCCTTTCATTGGTTATCGTTGGTTTTTATCTATTGTTTTTCTACTATAAAAACTGGAGAAAATATGGAAAAGATCCAGAAAAACCTGTCGTTATTCCACAGTTTAATGCACCCAATAATCTGTCGCCTGCATCTTTGGGATATATCGATAAAGGTAAATTTGATGCCAATCTGGTGACCGCAAATCTTGTCGATCTTTCTGTAAAAGGTTTTGTAGATATTGATGAGGTGAAAGATATTAAAGAAACTTTTCTCTCAAAAATGTTTACTTTAAAAAAGCTGGGATCAGAAAATGATAATTTGCAGGGTGATCAAAAGCTGCTTCTGAAAAATTTATTTGGAAAAGAAAAGACAATTTCGGTAAGCGGAACGTACAATTCTAAAATCAAAAAGGCGGTAGATAATTTCAAAGAATTTATTATTGATGAAAATAAAATTTTTGTAGATAAAGTATCCAATAAAAAAATTGTTTACAAAGCCCTGAAAATTATTCTTGTTACTTTTTTTCTTGCATTAATTGTAAACTCTTTCGTAACATGGAGTTTTCAAACTTTAATGATAGCTTCTGTTATCAGTATTTTTGCGAGTCTGTTTGCTGTAATATTGGTAGCGACATGGCAGGAAGGAAACAAACTGATTTTTCTAGTAGTATTGTTTTTCTCGCTGACATTTATTATTCCTATGTTTTTCATGGCATTTGGAGGTTCTGATGATATTACAACCTTTGAATCGAACTGTTTCAAGTTTTTAATATTTGGGATCATTTCCATTTTAATATTTCGTTATTTGGTCAATAAACCGAGTGAAGAAAAAGTAAAAATGGAATCTGAGATTGATGGTTTCAAAATGTACCTGAGTGCTGCTGAAGAAAACCAACTGAAATTTCATAATCCTCCGGAAATGACTTCAGATGTATATGAGAAATTTCTTCCGTATGCTATTGTTTTTGGAGTCGAAGGAATTTGGGGGAAAAGATTTAGAGATAAACTTCAGGAAACTATGGATTCTGCTGAACCGTATGAAAATGTTCAGTCTCATTTTGGATATGGATTTGCGGGTGCTTTTACAAGTACGCTTAGTGAAACCACGGTAGCTCCGGTGAGCAGTTCTTCATCTTCGTCCTCATCAGGTTCTTCATCGAGCTCGTCCTATTCTGGTGGTTCCGGATCAAGCGGATCTTCCGGTGGCGGGTCTTCCGGCGGCGGAGGTGGAGGCGGTGGAGGCGGCGGTTGGTAA
- a CDS encoding DUF2207 domain-containing protein, translating into MKKIVAFLFLLFFSLGFAQDADGTVAVGEEQSGLLSGSEKILSFHADIDVDKNSGLSITEKIKVHSLGENIKRGIFRSLPLVRNLNDRTQKVKYNIVSVKKDGVDEDFHEEIEDGYLKVYVGNKDVILSPGDYNYEIKYTTEKQIGFFEKYDELYWNVNGNDWNFPVDSISARVNLPQGAGILQNSCYKGGYGSTSQDCMAKVLSEHSIEWSAKDLGSGEGLTIAVGFKKGIMVPPPPPTFLEKFGILIGGIIIFLGLLLYYYSTWKKYGVDPEMPTVYPQFNSPEDLSPASLGFINSESFKNKYLTAALVNLAIKGYVQIVEDEDPGIFGLFKSKQFTVKKLKNPDQDLAKEEINLMNNLFSNLSDSIKFDGKYDSKIEQAVRSFQSTLKFQHDTLLNAGNNSKKLILPILVILGVYFLGLFVSFTIFPEFEKVFLGIFILAILTVAFVIAIVLFKFYPGLFKIFLIFPVIALVLLGVLLYKGSDFTIDNNFNVCYIFIVLSFMSLVIYQFLIKRPSEEKLRKKSLIDGFKMYMGAAENQQIKFHNPPEMTPQSFEKLLPFAMVLGVDDIWGKKFDDLLKKMSYEYQSNWYVGSSMNHFAMASVLNSSLTQSIQSSATQPSSSGSSSGSGSGGGGFSGGGGGGGGGGGW; encoded by the coding sequence ATGAAAAAGATTGTAGCATTTCTTTTTCTCCTTTTCTTTTCTCTGGGTTTCGCACAGGATGCTGACGGAACTGTAGCTGTTGGTGAAGAACAAAGCGGTTTGCTGAGCGGTTCTGAAAAGATTTTATCCTTTCATGCAGATATTGATGTAGATAAAAATTCTGGACTCAGTATTACCGAGAAAATAAAAGTTCACAGCCTCGGTGAAAATATCAAAAGGGGGATTTTCCGATCGCTGCCTTTGGTAAGAAATCTGAACGACAGAACTCAAAAAGTGAAATACAATATCGTTTCGGTAAAGAAAGATGGTGTTGATGAAGATTTTCACGAAGAAATTGAAGACGGTTATCTTAAAGTGTATGTCGGAAATAAGGATGTCATCTTATCTCCGGGAGATTATAATTACGAAATAAAATATACTACCGAAAAACAAATTGGTTTTTTTGAAAAGTATGATGAATTATACTGGAATGTGAATGGCAACGACTGGAATTTTCCCGTTGACAGTATTTCGGCAAGAGTAAATCTTCCGCAAGGAGCAGGAATCTTACAAAACTCTTGTTATAAAGGTGGCTACGGAAGTACTTCTCAGGATTGTATGGCTAAAGTTCTTTCTGAGCATTCAATCGAATGGAGTGCGAAAGATTTGGGATCTGGTGAAGGTTTAACAATTGCAGTTGGCTTTAAAAAAGGAATTATGGTTCCGCCGCCACCGCCCACTTTTCTTGAGAAATTTGGAATTCTGATTGGCGGAATTATCATCTTTTTAGGATTGCTGTTGTATTATTATTCAACATGGAAAAAATACGGTGTTGATCCTGAAATGCCTACTGTTTATCCACAATTCAATTCGCCCGAAGATTTGTCACCGGCTTCTTTAGGCTTTATAAACAGTGAAAGTTTTAAGAATAAATATCTGACTGCTGCTTTGGTTAATTTAGCCATAAAAGGATATGTTCAGATTGTTGAAGATGAAGATCCCGGAATTTTTGGTTTGTTTAAATCGAAACAGTTTACAGTAAAAAAGCTGAAAAATCCAGATCAAGATTTAGCAAAAGAGGAAATTAATTTGATGAACAATTTGTTTTCAAACCTTTCAGATAGCATCAAATTCGACGGAAAATATGATTCTAAAATCGAACAGGCTGTTAGAAGTTTTCAATCAACGCTTAAATTTCAGCATGATACATTGTTAAATGCGGGGAATAATTCTAAAAAGCTCATTTTACCAATTTTAGTCATTTTGGGAGTTTACTTTCTCGGACTTTTTGTGAGTTTTACCATTTTCCCGGAATTTGAAAAAGTATTTTTAGGAATTTTTATTCTTGCTATTTTAACGGTGGCTTTTGTGATTGCGATCGTTTTATTCAAATTCTATCCTGGTTTGTTTAAAATCTTCCTGATTTTCCCTGTCATCGCATTGGTGCTTTTGGGAGTTCTTCTTTATAAAGGAAGCGATTTTACGATTGACAATAATTTTAATGTATGTTATATTTTTATTGTCTTGAGTTTTATGTCTCTCGTGATTTATCAGTTTTTAATTAAACGACCTTCAGAAGAAAAACTTAGAAAAAAATCTTTGATTGATGGCTTTAAAATGTACATGGGAGCCGCTGAAAATCAACAAATCAAATTTCACAATCCACCGGAAATGACGCCACAATCTTTTGAGAAATTGTTGCCTTTTGCGATGGTTTTGGGTGTGGATGATATCTGGGGTAAGAAATTTGACGATTTGCTCAAAAAAATGTCTTACGAATATCAAAGCAATTGGTATGTTGGCTCATCCATGAATCATTTTGCGATGGCAAGTGTGCTCAATTCAAGTTTAACACAATCAATACAATCTTCAGCGACACAACCTTCAAGTTCGGGAAGCAGTTCTGGTTCCGGTTCAGGCGGCGGCGGATTTTCCGGCGGCGGTGGCGGTGGCGGTGGCGGCGGTGGTTGGTAA
- a CDS encoding LemA family protein — protein sequence MIALIVIGVLVLAVLYGVSIYNRLVKLRNLVQEAWSSIDVMLKKRHDLIPNLVETVKGYATHERETLENVTRARNLAVGADSVEGKEIAEKNLNQAMVNLFAVAEQYPDLKANANFQQLQAELSSIENDIEKSRRYYNGTVRENNTLVESFPSNIVANMYKFEKSKFFELDNIAEREVPNVKF from the coding sequence ATGATTGCACTTATTGTTATTGGTGTGTTAGTTCTTGCAGTACTTTACGGAGTATCCATTTACAATCGCCTTGTAAAACTTAGAAATCTCGTTCAGGAAGCTTGGAGCAGTATTGACGTAATGCTTAAAAAACGTCACGATTTGATTCCCAATTTGGTTGAAACGGTAAAAGGCTACGCTACTCACGAACGTGAAACATTAGAAAATGTAACAAGAGCTAGAAATTTAGCAGTAGGCGCAGATTCTGTAGAAGGAAAAGAAATTGCTGAGAAAAACCTGAACCAGGCAATGGTGAATTTATTTGCAGTTGCAGAGCAATATCCCGATCTGAAGGCCAATGCAAACTTCCAGCAACTACAGGCTGAGTTGAGTTCAATCGAAAACGATATAGAAAAATCCAGAAGATATTACAACGGAACGGTAAGAGAAAACAATACTTTGGTAGAATCTTTCCCCAGCAATATTGTCGCCAATATGTACAAATTTGAGAAGTCTAAATTCTTTGAGCTTGATAATATTGCCGAAAGAGAAGTTCCTAATGTAAAATTTTAA
- a CDS encoding NIL domain-containing protein, whose translation MITTNLQALPKNVNLIKKELILEVELNGKMKFDHLLNAIYQQMGICYKVLSANVEYMNGNNFGSFQLYINATDEESQELEFFLNNNKLLNTTVEYTCRKYS comes from the coding sequence ATGATTACAACCAATTTGCAGGCTTTGCCAAAAAATGTAAACCTTATCAAGAAAGAATTGATCCTTGAAGTAGAACTGAATGGAAAAATGAAATTCGATCATCTTTTAAATGCTATTTATCAGCAGATGGGAATTTGTTACAAAGTATTAAGCGCAAATGTGGAGTATATGAACGGAAACAATTTTGGCTCATTTCAATTATATATCAATGCAACAGATGAAGAATCTCAGGAACTTGAATTTTTCCTGAATAACAATAAACTCTTGAATACCACTGTCGAATATACCTGCAGAAAGTATTCATAA
- a CDS encoding YiiX/YebB-like N1pC/P60 family cysteine hydrolase: protein MKTILKNRFRINLLFFFSILFFVLSCKNSQTLGLKNGDLLFVTAKESGLSGAINNVTQKQKNASFDHIGILQKDKTGVFVLHAAPKGGSQKQNLNEFLKDQVNDGQKVVVYRLKPQFQKNIPDAIEKANSMVGKPYNFNYILDDNSYYCSDYIERAFRKDKIFTLEPMTFIDPKTGKTNMFWEEFYAKKNLKVPEGELGCNPNGLAGSDKIERIKEL, encoded by the coding sequence ATGAAAACAATCTTAAAAAATAGATTCCGAATAAACTTGCTTTTCTTCTTTTCAATTCTTTTTTTCGTTTTAAGTTGTAAAAATTCTCAGACTTTAGGCTTGAAAAACGGAGATTTACTGTTTGTGACGGCAAAAGAAAGCGGTTTGTCGGGTGCGATCAATAATGTAACGCAAAAGCAGAAAAATGCTTCGTTTGATCATATCGGAATTTTACAAAAAGATAAAACAGGTGTCTTTGTTCTTCACGCAGCACCAAAAGGTGGTTCTCAAAAACAAAATTTGAATGAATTTCTAAAAGATCAGGTCAATGACGGACAAAAAGTGGTTGTTTATAGGTTAAAACCTCAGTTTCAGAAAAATATTCCTGATGCAATTGAGAAAGCAAATTCTATGGTGGGCAAACCTTACAATTTCAATTATATTTTAGACGATAATTCTTATTATTGTTCAGATTACATCGAAAGAGCATTTAGAAAAGATAAGATCTTTACATTAGAACCGATGACTTTCATTGATCCCAAAACCGGGAAAACAAATATGTTTTGGGAAGAATTTTATGCTAAAAAAAATCTTAAAGTTCCGGAAGGAGAACTGGGTTGCAATCCAAATGGTCTGGCGGGTTCAGACAAAATCGAAAGGATAAAAGAATTATAA
- a CDS encoding DUF1801 domain-containing protein — protein sequence MQIPSISVEDYISQIPEERQEVFKKMFDTVNDNLPQGFKQGVSYGMIGWNVPLETFPAGYHCTPGSPLPFMSVASQKSFIALYHMGMYAKPELLDWFVAEFPKHSKRKLDMGKSCIRFKKMDEIPFELIAELSKKMTVDEWINIYENNLKK from the coding sequence ATGCAAATTCCATCAATATCAGTAGAAGATTATATCTCACAAATTCCGGAAGAAAGACAGGAGGTTTTCAAAAAAATGTTTGATACAGTCAACGATAATTTACCTCAAGGTTTTAAGCAAGGGGTAAGTTATGGAATGATCGGCTGGAATGTTCCTTTAGAAACTTTTCCGGCAGGTTATCATTGTACGCCGGGATCGCCACTGCCTTTTATGAGTGTGGCTTCACAGAAAAGTTTTATCGCTTTGTATCATATGGGGATGTATGCAAAACCCGAACTTTTAGATTGGTTTGTGGCAGAGTTTCCAAAGCATTCAAAAAGAAAACTGGATATGGGAAAATCTTGTATCCGTTTCAAAAAAATGGATGAAATTCCTTTTGAATTAATTGCCGAACTGAGTAAAAAAATGACTGTAGATGAATGGATCAATATTTATGAAAACAATCTTAAAAAATAG